A portion of the Capra hircus breed San Clemente chromosome 24, ASM170441v1, whole genome shotgun sequence genome contains these proteins:
- the PRELID3A gene encoding PRELI domain containing protein 3A isoform X1 encodes MRVWSSEHVFGHPWDTVIKAAMRKYPNPMNPCVVGVDVLERSVDGRGRLHSHRLLSTEWGLPSLVRAILGTSRTLTYIREHSIVDPVEKKMELCSSNITLTNLVSVSERLVYTPHPEDPGKTVLTQEAVITVKGVSLGSYLESLMANTISSNAKKVPSLTVGGLVAKGVGILLSVCSGEGPRPVGNRG; translated from the exons CCACCCGTGGgacacagtcatcaaggcagCCATGAGGAAGTACCCGAATCCCATGAACCCCTGTGTTGTGGGTGTCGACGTGCTGGAGCGCAGTGTGGATGGCCGGGGCCGGCTTCACAGCCACCGCCTCCTCAGCACCGAGTGGGGACTGCCCAGCCTCGTGAGAGCG attttggGGACCAGTAGAACTTTGACATACATCAGAGAACATTCTATCGTGGATCcagtagaaaagaaaatggagctcTGCTCCAGCAAT ATCACACTCACAAACTTGGTGTCAGTGAGTGAGAGGCTGGTGTACACACCCCACCCGGAGGACCCAGGAAA GACCGTGCTCACCCAGGAAGCTGTCATCACCGTGAAGGGAGTCAGCCTTGGCAGCTATCTGGAGAGTTTAATGGCCAACACGATATCATCCAACGCAAAGAAGGTACCATCTCTCACTGTTGGGGGGCTGGTGGCCAAAGGAGTGGGCATCCTACTGAGCGTATGCAGTGGGGAGGGCCCCAGGCCTGTGGGGAACAGAGGCTAG
- the PRELID3A gene encoding PRELI domain containing protein 3A isoform X2 yields MRVWSSEHVFGHPWDTVIKAAMRKYPNPMNPCVVGVDVLERSVDGRGRLHSHRLLSTEWGLPSLVRAILGTSRTLTYIREHSIVDPVEKKMELCSSNITLTNLVSVSERLVYTPHPEDPGKTVLTQEAVITVKGVSLGSYLESLMANTISSNAKKGWAAIEWIIENAERALS; encoded by the exons CCACCCGTGGgacacagtcatcaaggcagCCATGAGGAAGTACCCGAATCCCATGAACCCCTGTGTTGTGGGTGTCGACGTGCTGGAGCGCAGTGTGGATGGCCGGGGCCGGCTTCACAGCCACCGCCTCCTCAGCACCGAGTGGGGACTGCCCAGCCTCGTGAGAGCG attttggGGACCAGTAGAACTTTGACATACATCAGAGAACATTCTATCGTGGATCcagtagaaaagaaaatggagctcTGCTCCAGCAAT ATCACACTCACAAACTTGGTGTCAGTGAGTGAGAGGCTGGTGTACACACCCCACCCGGAGGACCCAGGAAA GACCGTGCTCACCCAGGAAGCTGTCATCACCGTGAAGGGAGTCAGCCTTGGCAGCTATCTGGAGAGTTTAATGGCCAACACGATATCATCCAACGCAAAGAAG GGCTGGGCCGCTATTGAGTGGATAATTGAAAATGCGGAACGCGCACTGAGCTAA
- the PRELID3A gene encoding PRELI domain containing protein 3A isoform X3, giving the protein MRKYPNPMNPCVVGVDVLERSVDGRGRLHSHRLLSTEWGLPSLVRAILGTSRTLTYIREHSIVDPVEKKMELCSSNITLTNLVSVSERLVYTPHPEDPGKTVLTQEAVITVKGVSLGSYLESLMANTISSNAKKVPSLTVGGLVAKGVGILLSVCSGEGPRPVGNRG; this is encoded by the exons ATGAGGAAGTACCCGAATCCCATGAACCCCTGTGTTGTGGGTGTCGACGTGCTGGAGCGCAGTGTGGATGGCCGGGGCCGGCTTCACAGCCACCGCCTCCTCAGCACCGAGTGGGGACTGCCCAGCCTCGTGAGAGCG attttggGGACCAGTAGAACTTTGACATACATCAGAGAACATTCTATCGTGGATCcagtagaaaagaaaatggagctcTGCTCCAGCAAT ATCACACTCACAAACTTGGTGTCAGTGAGTGAGAGGCTGGTGTACACACCCCACCCGGAGGACCCAGGAAA GACCGTGCTCACCCAGGAAGCTGTCATCACCGTGAAGGGAGTCAGCCTTGGCAGCTATCTGGAGAGTTTAATGGCCAACACGATATCATCCAACGCAAAGAAGGTACCATCTCTCACTGTTGGGGGGCTGGTGGCCAAAGGAGTGGGCATCCTACTGAGCGTATGCAGTGGGGAGGGCCCCAGGCCTGTGGGGAACAGAGGCTAG